The nucleotide sequence CCCGCGGCTGTCATCGCCCTGGCTGTACCGTCCCTTGGCTTCGGTGCGCCTCCAGTGCTGCTGGCCCTCTTCCTTTACGGTATGCTGCCTGTTGTGGTCAACACAACCAAGGGCTTCGACAGCGTTTCGCCGCGGGTCCGGGAGGCCGCAAAGGGTGTAGGAATGAACCGTTTCCGCCAGTTTGTCCTGGTTGAGTTTCCCCTGGCCCTGCCGGTGATTCTGGCGGGAGTACGAATATCCGCGGTAATTAATGTGGGAACCGCAGCCATAGGCGCAGTGGCCGGAGCAGGGGGACTCGGGGCCCCGATCATCGCAGGGCTGGTGCGCTTTAATCCTGCCCTGGTGCTCCAGGGAGCCCTGGCAACAGCTTTTTTAGCCTTAAGCATCGACGCATTGTTTGGACTTTTCACAGACACCCTGCAGCGTCAGTGATCCCTTCTGGTTTAAGTAATCCGTGTCAAGGTGTTGTTCATTGATGCTAACTTCGCTGATCATTCTGTAGATTCCATGCTGGCCCGCAGGTGCTCGACCCAGGCAGCGAGTACCGGATAGCGTGTTTTATCCTTGTGAATAGCGTAGCGGAACTCCCGACGCAGAACAATCCCTTCTATATATGTTTCAGATAGTTCTCCCCGTTCGATTTCGTCTGCCACGGCAATCCTGGGAAGAACAGTTACCCCAAATCCTGCGGTCACAACCTTTTTTATGCCTTCGATATTATTAATAGTATGGCCCAGCGAATAATCTATGCCGTACCGCGTAAAGAGGCTTTCGATAATAGAGCGGGTACCGCTTCCATCCTCACGCATTATGAAGTTTTCCCGCGCAATCTCGGATTTGTCAATCATGTCAGTACGACTCCATGGATGATTGGATGAGCAGACA is from Marispirochaeta sp. and encodes:
- a CDS encoding ABC transporter permease, whose protein sequence is MKIPRLIPVFLFPALLLLFSASVPAQRLLLGSLFPGTEELIYPRSPLLSLLGTHLVLTAISTAAATAAGFLLGLFAYLEPSGAGRRSVAGLSGVAQTFPPAAVIALAVPSLGFGAPPVLLALFLYGMLPVVVNTTKGFDSVSPRVREAAKGVGMNRFRQFVLVEFPLALPVILAGVRISAVINVGTAAIGAVAGAGGLGAPIIAGLVRFNPALVLQGALATAFLALSIDALFGLFTDTLQRQ